A genomic region of Alicyclobacillus sp. SO9 contains the following coding sequences:
- a CDS encoding TnsD family Tn7-like transposition protein, translating into MLRIYPDELLVGLIARYHIYSGHSSFKESVRKAFGLEGVRPSVHLPSHLCRLEQQGHFDKSAEALIMENTLFPYYCSFLHPRMAERVKQDMLHDGNLSVYLESGLVASRVPLGLQMVWCPLCVEDDIQTYGEPYLHRVHHIPGVKVCPKHSVKLRSKCPHCDSAPYQRGIQEFPYPLTVCTCGHSLLVPERNNDPLLARLASDSQFILNNTAPWDSLEFLRERYINALYKMDLATPKGSIRQAALYERFMRQFPQAFWTEVGVGAPIKDNEWSWLRELTRKPKKALHPMLHILLIEFLSEDAPRFFSRSRFTPFGRGPWPCLNKAADHHMQNVVEDLTITICSDTRRPVGTFRCNCGFTYSRRGPDRREEDRIRFGRIKEFGHVWENKLQTLISQEGWSLRGLARELGTDPKVITIRLNEQIVPPENLESTVVSQLELRRQRFTSIMYGNPSLSRTQLRHMDNRDYQWLLRHDRQWLEQMLPRPLTNVATNRPRVDWRARDLAMSHVVEKTVQQIIDEREKPVRVTVGRIGRVCGKKSMLEKCLSKLPLTQQVLDDHMETVADFQKRRIRRAVSYLLGQGEPVAEWKVMRLAGLSNPMDQGVQKCLREAVDLACPTQVGNVPRGEFHELD; encoded by the coding sequence GTGCTAAGGATCTACCCGGATGAGTTACTTGTTGGATTGATTGCTCGCTACCACATCTATTCTGGTCACAGCAGCTTCAAGGAGAGCGTTCGTAAGGCTTTTGGATTGGAAGGGGTGCGCCCATCAGTGCATCTTCCCTCCCATTTATGTAGGTTAGAGCAGCAGGGTCACTTTGATAAATCAGCGGAAGCGCTAATTATGGAGAATACGCTCTTTCCCTATTACTGTTCCTTTCTTCACCCACGAATGGCTGAGCGCGTCAAACAAGACATGCTTCATGATGGAAACCTAAGTGTGTATTTGGAGTCTGGATTAGTTGCTAGTCGTGTTCCCCTTGGTTTGCAAATGGTTTGGTGTCCGCTCTGTGTTGAGGATGATATTCAAACATACGGTGAACCATACTTGCATCGGGTCCACCACATTCCGGGTGTTAAGGTTTGTCCCAAGCATTCAGTGAAACTACGTAGCAAATGTCCCCATTGTGACAGCGCTCCATATCAACGGGGAATTCAGGAGTTTCCCTATCCACTGACCGTATGTACCTGCGGGCATTCTCTATTGGTTCCAGAGCGGAATAACGATCCTTTGCTGGCCCGATTAGCCTCAGATAGTCAGTTTATCCTCAATAACACTGCACCCTGGGACTCGCTCGAATTCCTTCGAGAACGTTATATTAATGCTCTCTATAAAATGGACTTGGCAACTCCCAAGGGTTCTATACGCCAAGCTGCACTTTATGAACGGTTTATGCGGCAGTTTCCCCAAGCCTTTTGGACGGAAGTTGGCGTGGGTGCACCGATTAAGGATAATGAATGGAGTTGGCTTCGGGAATTAACCCGGAAGCCCAAGAAGGCTCTCCATCCAATGCTTCATATACTTCTCATCGAATTCCTCAGTGAAGACGCTCCCAGATTCTTCAGTCGATCGCGGTTTACACCTTTTGGTCGTGGCCCGTGGCCATGTTTGAACAAGGCTGCCGATCATCACATGCAGAATGTCGTCGAAGACTTGACCATAACCATCTGTAGCGATACCCGGCGACCGGTGGGTACATTTCGTTGTAATTGTGGATTTACCTATTCTCGTCGTGGACCAGATCGTCGTGAAGAGGACCGCATACGATTCGGTCGAATTAAAGAATTTGGGCATGTATGGGAGAACAAACTTCAAACTCTAATTTCTCAAGAAGGTTGGAGCCTTCGTGGGTTGGCACGGGAATTAGGCACTGACCCAAAGGTTATAACTATCCGGTTAAATGAGCAGATAGTGCCCCCGGAGAATTTAGAGTCAACAGTCGTATCGCAACTTGAACTGCGGAGACAGAGATTCACGAGTATCATGTACGGAAACCCAAGTCTTTCCCGCACGCAGCTTCGGCATATGGATAACAGGGATTATCAATGGCTACTCCGTCATGACCGACAATGGCTAGAGCAAATGTTACCGCGGCCATTGACAAATGTGGCAACCAATCGCCCAAGGGTCGATTGGCGAGCTCGTGACCTAGCGATGAGTCACGTTGTTGAGAAAACTGTACAGCAAATCATTGACGAGCGAGAGAAGCCCGTTAGGGTAACAGTTGGACGGATCGGTAGAGTGTGTGGTAAAAAGTCTATGTTAGAAAAGTGTCTAAGCAAATTGCCGCTGACCCAACAAGTATTAGATGATCATATGGAGACTGTCGCTGACTTTCAGAAACGTAGAATCAGGCGGGCCGTTTCGTATCTCCTTGGTCAAGGAGAACCAGTTGCGGAGTGGAAAGTCATGCGACTGGCAGGGCTGAGCAACCCCATGGATCAGGGTGTTCAGAAATGTCTGCGTGAAGCAGTTGATCTAGCTTGCCCGACGCAGGTAGGTAATGTTCCGAGAGGTGAATTTCATGAGTTGGATTGA